A single window of Lytechinus variegatus isolate NC3 chromosome 8, Lvar_3.0, whole genome shotgun sequence DNA harbors:
- the LOC121420284 gene encoding protein rolling stone-like has protein sequence MEYVKREFRLKNFGFCDTSPEEFYRFQFYWPGQPTSYVVYRVILAFYQTLWNSLVIIYWDDTRFYRPIDNKAKWPIYLSNWSFFFLTLYFVIAAASAVTYHFNKNKAKVSSTSPESVRLESIKTTSPILPTTGDPSEPDSSPTSRPLPWYFKVTWCLQTIASSAVLFVAMGYWFFEYDPALEKLHVFTLHVHAVGTVLAIIDFTVSAHPFRILHFVYPMLYFTVYVIFTVIYYYAGGLNPYGGKEMYEGLIDWEDGVKPSVFMALMFTLVVGPVLHAMYFGLYLLRRLVAGEISVSCQRCRRDKGSDRDDRTGWTGDEEKDEDRKRLDNNIGNGIAEY, from the exons ttctACTGGCCAGGTCAGCCGACAAGCTATGTTGTCTACCGTGTAATCCTCGCTTTCTACCAGACCCTGTGGAACTCCTTGGTCATCATTTACTGGGACGATACTCGCTTCTATCGGCCTATCGATAACAAAGCGAAATGGCCGATATATCTGTCGAACTGGTCGTTTTTCTTCCTCACCTTGTATTTCGTCATAGCTGCGGCGTCTGCTGTGACGTATCATTTCAACAAGAACAAGGCTAAAG TATCTTCGACATCGCCAGAGTCAGTTCGATTGGAATCAATCAAGACAACTTCACCGATTCTACCCACAACCGGGGATCCGTCAGAACCGGACTCCTCCCCCACCAGCCGACCGTTACCATGGTACTTCAAGGTCACGTGGTGCCTCCAGACCATTGCATCATCCGCCGTCCTCTTCGTTGCCATGGGTTACTGGTTCTTCGAATACGACCCGGCGCTGGAGAAACTCCACGTCTTCACCCTCCATGTGCACGCCGTCGGGACGGTTCTGGCAATAATCGACTTTACGGTTTCCGCGCATCCGTTCCGGATACTCCACTTCGTCTATCCGATGTTATATTTCACGGTGTATGTGATATTCACCGTCATTTACTACTACGCGGGGGGTCTAAACCCGTACGGCGGCAAGGAGATGTACGAGGGGTTGATAGATTGGGAAGATGGTGTGAAACCAAGCGTCTTCATGGCTTTAATGTTTACCTTGGTGGTTGGTCCCGTGTTACATGCCATGTATTTTGGACTGTACCTTCTGCGTCGTCTCGTGGCCGGAGAGATTTCGGTGTCGTGTCAGCGGTGTCGAAGGGATAAAGGAAGTGATAGGGATGACAGAACGGGATGGACAGGCGATGAAGAAAAGGACGAGGATCGAAAGAGACTGGACAATAATATTGGAAATGGCATCGCGGAATACTAA
- the LOC121420283 gene encoding short transient receptor potential channel 5-like — MGEDDTEIDLTPQEQFFLAASKGDVAAITLLIDGRPENGVDINAKNESGTSALNLAVSEGYLAVMYPLLEANVHIGDAMLRAVDADFHEAVRVLLQFADEKDESGRMAIINCRCESNDIHPDVTPIIRAAQLNSFAIVKMLLEADLLIPELQDDAFNEMAVDDLQRSVGTLEVYGGLASEAYVCLASTDPIDRAFTLCGTMKRIALLEVEFKVRYLELADRMEKLAAELVSYARDTEEITTVLTFQETTKSSTSNGGAVNQRHIGTLPKVTQAIQYEQRKFVAHPNCQQAVSAQFYRHLAHLRDKPAIFNLLAFVGLVLAFPFVSILYKLSVSKRIRKLVRTPYVKFVMQAGADFTLLAILINIDTSSHLINVYLTQNQYILHIFLLFFVLGIAWKEVHLAYLWGIKKITSSFTHLRDTLISVLLFAYFVLTFVSIYQEMGTCRANPYVRSLRQSVNDTPTIEPAAIQVIDDFTVKVKDITRLKLQDMSIVLSDQSQEVVDTIIRDIIDDLGCGCTTSTALPMAPEVNLSEAQPTELPHCESSFLSREWNDPSLIGNAIFSVVTVLTFSRMMSYLIANEYLGQLVISVSDMVKGTSTFFIVVIAVIISFSSAMTFNYSIYSEEDGERCEANPAGDGCGQQTYFYKNLGRSMLSLYWSLFGLIDRKSLSLEGMPAVVEGAGGLLYASFYIFAVLVLLNALIAVMSNVFNKVEENADMEWKFARTKLWMSFIDDTITVPPPFNLLPDCSNIRRRLRLCRRKCRRNRKNLEEINQCSLRMDELQLRKRTFKRVDLANYQRIMRRLVERFIAEQTAQEANAQGDITVADIRNLRNDVVSLRYDTFKQLCQMNEELDSTKQQSTDISGQSCQANVVFTRTDKIKNEVDDYSSRLADVQSELTQKLEILPALDELMQELAQMRKLQGMPKNVGKKVHDIVGYYEEVKEIVEKEKEKKHPPRSSSFIHSMLNVTTKTENGENTWL, encoded by the exons ATGGGGGAGGATGATACAGAAATAGACCTAACCCCGCAGGAACAGTTCTTCTTGGCTGCATCGAAAGGCGACGTCGCGGCCATCACCCTCCTTATCGATGGCCGCCCTGAGAACGGTGTCGACATCAACGCTAAGAATGAAAGTGGAACGAGTGCTTTGAATCTTGCAGTATCGGAAGGCTATTTAG CTGTGATGTATCCTCTCTTGGAGGCGAACGTACATATTGGTGACGCCATGTTGAGAGCGGTCGATGCCGACTTCCACGAGGCCGTGCGAGTCCTACTACAATTCGCTGATGAAAAG GATGAAAGTGGACGGATGGCAATAATCAATTGCAGATGCGAATCAAACGATATTCACCCAGATGTGACACCAATAATTAGGGCGGCACAGCTCAATAGCTTCGCCATCGTGAAG ATGCTGTTGGAAGCGGATCTCTTGATCCCAGAGCTACAAGATGATGCCTTCAACGAGATGGCCGTTGATGATCTCCAACGGTCCGTAGGAACCCTTGAGGTCTACGGGGGCTTGGCAAGCGAGGCTTACGTATGCCTAGCAAGCACCGATCCGATCGACAGAGCGTTTACACTTTGTGGGACTATGAAACGAATAGCACTTCTGGAG GTGGAATTCAAAGTTCGATATCTAGAACTTGCCGACAGAATGGAGAAGTTGGCTGCCGAACTCGTTTCATATGCCAGAGATACTGAAGAG ATCACAACAGTGCTTACATTCCAAGAGACGACTAAGTCTAGTACATCGAATGGGGGCGCCGTCAATCAACGCCATATTGGTACACTCCCGAAAGTTACACAGGCTATCCAGTATGAACAGAGGAAG TTTGTTGCCCATCCCAACTGCCAGCAAGCGGTATCGGCGCAGTTCTACCGCCATTTGGCCCACCTCCGCGACAAGCCAGCCATCTTCAACCTGCTGGCTTTCGTCGGTCTTGTCTTGGCGTTCCCATTCGTATCCATACTCTACAAGCTTTCTGTCTCCAAAAGGATTCGCAAGCTCGTCAGAACTCC CTACGTGAAGTTTGTTATGCAGGCAGGAGCAGACTTTACGTTACTCGCCATTCTAATAAACATAGATACATCGTCTCATCTGATTAACGTTTACTTGACCCAGAACCAGTATATTCTTCatatctttctccttttcttcgtGCTTG GGATAGCCTGGAAGGAGGTTCATTTGGCATATCTATGGGGGATCAAGAAGATTACGTCATCCTTCACACATCTCAGAGACACGTTGATTTCAGTCCTGCTCTTCGCCTACTTCGTACTGACATTCGTTAGTATTTATCAGGAAATG GGGACATGCAGAGCTAATCCATATGTACGATCTCTTCGCCAATCTGTCAACGACACACCAACCATAGAACCGGCAGCTATTCAAGTCATTGATGACTTCACTGTAAAAGTCAAAGACATAACCAGACTCAAACTCCAAGACATGTCGATCGTCCTCAGTGACCAATCACAGGAAGTAGTTGACACCATCATCCGCGACATCATTGACGATCTCGGTTGCGGCTGCACGACATCGACTGCCTTGCCGATGGCTCCAGAAGTGAACTTATCGGAAGCGCAGCCCACTGAACTTCCACACTGCGAATCCTCTTTCTTGTCCAGGGAATGGAACGACCCATCCCTGATCGGCAATGCTATCTTCAGTGTCGTCACCGTGCTCACATTCTCGAGAATGATGTCATATCTGATTGCCAACGAGTACCTGGGCCAGCTGGTCATCTCTGTAAGTGACATGGTGAAAGGGACATCGACTTTCTTCATCGTCGTCATCGCTGTCatcatttctttctcttctgCGATGACCTTTAACTATAGCATCTACAGCGAGGAGGATGGAGAGAGATGCGAGGCGAATCCCGCCGGTGATGGCTGCGGCCAACAAACTTACTTCTATAAAAA TCTTGGTCGCAGCATGCTGAGTCTTTACTGGTCACTTTTTGGTCTGATTGACCGGAAGTCCCTGAGCCTGGAGGGGATGCCGGCTGTCGTAGAAGGTGCAGGAGGTCTTCTCTACGCTTCGTTTTACATCTTTGCCGTCTTGGTTCTACTCAACGCCCTCATTGCTGTCATGAGTAACGTCTTCAACAAAGTAGAG GAGAATGCCGACATGGAGTGGAAATTCGCCCGAACCAAACTTTGGATGAGTTTCATTGACGATACCATAACGGTCCCACCGCCATTCAATCTGTTGCCGGATTGCAGCAACATTAGACGACGGCTTCGGTTGTGCCGGCGGAAGTGTCGACGTAACCGAAAGAACCTGGAAGAAATAAACCAATGTTCCTTa aGAATGGACGAATTGCAACTGAGAAAGAGAACATTTAAACGAGTTGATTTAGCTAACTATCAG CGGATCATGCGTCGGCTTGTAGAACGTTTCATTGCTGAGCAGACGGCCCAAGAAGCGAATGCACAGGGAGACATCACCGTGGCTGATATCCGAAATCTAAGGAACGATGTCGTCTCATTAAG ATACGATACCTTCAAGCAGTTGTGTCAGATGAACGAAGAACTTGACAGCACGAAGCAGCAAAGCACTGATATCAGCGGTCAGTCCTGCCAGGCTAACGTAGTGTTCACACGAACAGACAAGATTAAGAATGAG GTGGATGATTATAGCTCTCGGCTGGCCGACGTCCAATCAGAACTCACCCAGAAGTTAGAGATTCTTCCCGCCCTTGACGAACTGATGCAGGAGTTGGCGCAGATGCGTAAGCTACAGGGGATGCCCAAGAATGTCGGGAAGAAGGTACACGACATCGTAGGCTATTACGAGGAAGTGAAGGAGATcgtggagaaagagaaagagaagaagcaCCCTCCTAGAAGCAGCTCGTTCATACACTCGATGCTGAACGTAACCACGAAAACGGAGAACGgggaaaa cACTTGGTTATAG